The Geodermatophilaceae bacterium NBWT11 genome has a segment encoding these proteins:
- a CDS encoding F0F1 ATP synthase subunit delta encodes MHASSREALTHSRERLAERVGTADGQGRLSLADELFSVAHLLEGQVSLRRALADASVRPDDRAGLANRLLSSQLSAAAVDVVETVARQRWSRPLDLVEAVETLATDTALDAAESRGELDTVEDELFRFSRIIDGDDALARVLGDRSASREGKTALLDRLLTGRVSPVTEKLVRNSLTSSHVHNAANAVERISVAASARRGQSVAHVTSAVELTDAQRERLTGILERTYGRTIGLQVQVDPAIVGGLVIRVGDEVVDGSISHRLEAAGRRFAG; translated from the coding sequence ATGCACGCCTCGAGCCGGGAGGCGCTGACGCACTCGCGTGAGCGCCTGGCCGAACGGGTCGGGACCGCCGACGGCCAGGGGCGACTGTCCCTGGCCGACGAGCTGTTCTCCGTCGCGCACCTGCTCGAGGGTCAGGTCTCGCTCCGGCGGGCCCTGGCCGACGCCTCGGTGCGGCCCGACGACCGGGCGGGGCTGGCAAACCGGCTGCTCTCCTCCCAGCTGTCGGCCGCCGCCGTCGACGTCGTCGAGACCGTGGCCCGGCAGCGCTGGTCGCGCCCGCTGGACCTGGTCGAGGCCGTTGAGACCCTCGCGACCGACACGGCGCTGGACGCCGCGGAGTCCCGCGGGGAGCTCGACACCGTCGAGGACGAGCTGTTCCGCTTCAGCCGGATCATCGACGGGGACGACGCCCTGGCCCGCGTGCTGGGTGACCGCAGCGCCTCCCGTGAGGGGAAGACGGCACTGCTGGACCGGCTGCTCACCGGCCGGGTCTCCCCGGTCACCGAGAAGCTGGTGCGGAACTCGCTCACCAGCTCGCACGTGCACAACGCAGCGAACGCCGTCGAGCGGATCTCGGTCGCGGCATCGGCGCGCCGGGGTCAGTCCGTCGCCCACGTGACCAGCGCGGTCGAGCTGACCGACGCCCAGCGTGAGCGACTGACGGGCATCCTGGAGCGGACCTACGGGCGCACCATCGGCCTGCAGGTGCAGGTCGACCCCGCCATCGTCGGGGGCCTGGTCATCCGGGTCGGCGACGAGGTCGTGGACGGCAGCATCAGCCACCGGCTGGAGGCGGCCGGCCGGCGTTTCGCCGGCTGA
- a CDS encoding DUF2550 family protein, whose translation MTTLLLVLAGVLLVALVATFLLRRHFLLSGLGAVTMWLRPVGSPRWSVGVAWYSGEQLLWYRALSLSVRPNQRLCRTEFHVEGRRRPTPEDGAVPQDSQVLICRTGAGPQELAMDTSTVTGFLSWIESAPPLGR comes from the coding sequence GTGACCACGCTGCTGCTGGTCCTGGCCGGGGTCCTGCTCGTGGCCCTGGTGGCCACGTTCCTGCTCCGCCGGCACTTCCTGCTCTCCGGCCTCGGCGCGGTCACCATGTGGCTGCGTCCGGTCGGTTCACCCCGCTGGTCGGTGGGGGTGGCCTGGTACTCCGGTGAGCAGCTGCTCTGGTACCGGGCCCTGTCGTTGTCGGTGCGCCCCAACCAACGGCTGTGCCGCACCGAGTTCCACGTCGAGGGCCGTCGCCGCCCGACGCCGGAGGACGGAGCCGTGCCGCAGGACAGCCAGGTGCTGATCTGCCGCACCGGCGCCGGCCCCCAGGAGCTGGCGATGGACACCTCGACCGTGACCGGCTTCCTCTCCTGGATCGAGTCGGCGCCCCCGCTCGGGCGCTAG
- the atpD gene encoding F0F1 ATP synthase subunit beta — protein sequence MTLTEDRPSTSETTGSGRVVRVTGPVVDVEFPRDAMPELFNALKVDVTLADLGKTLTLEVAQHLGDNVVRTISMAPTDGLVRGAEVRDTGSAISVPVGDAVTGHVWNALGECMDTPGYGDDGERWTIHRHAPKFDQLEGRTELLETGIKVIDLLTPYIKGGKIGLFGGAGVGKTVLIQEMIRRVAQEFGGVSVFAGVGERTREGNDLITEMTESGVINSTALVFGQMDEPPGTRLRVALSALTMAEYFRDEKDQDVLLFIDNIFRFTQAGSEVSTLLGRMPSAVGYQPTLADEMGELQERITSTRGRSITSLQAIYVPADDITDPAPHTTFAHLDATTNLSRPISEKGIYPAVDPLDSTSRILDAQYVGQEHYDTASEVKRILQRYQELQDIIAILGIDELGEEDKVTVNRARRIERFLSQNMFVAEAFTGQPGSYVPLTETLQAFKALTQGEYDHVPEQAFFMCGGLEDLERNADKLKKG from the coding sequence ATGACCCTCACCGAGGACCGTCCGAGCACGAGCGAGACCACCGGCTCCGGCCGCGTCGTCCGGGTCACCGGCCCGGTCGTCGACGTCGAGTTCCCCCGCGACGCCATGCCCGAGCTGTTCAACGCCCTCAAGGTCGACGTCACCCTCGCCGACCTGGGCAAGACGCTGACCCTCGAGGTCGCCCAGCACCTGGGTGACAACGTGGTCCGCACCATCTCCATGGCCCCCACCGACGGCCTGGTCCGCGGTGCCGAGGTCCGCGACACCGGCTCGGCCATCTCGGTGCCCGTCGGGGACGCCGTCACCGGCCATGTGTGGAACGCCCTGGGCGAGTGCATGGACACCCCCGGCTACGGCGACGACGGCGAGCGCTGGACCATCCACCGGCACGCGCCCAAGTTCGACCAGCTCGAGGGCCGCACCGAGCTGCTCGAGACCGGCATCAAGGTCATCGACCTGCTCACGCCCTACATCAAGGGCGGGAAGATCGGCCTGTTCGGCGGGGCCGGCGTCGGCAAGACGGTCCTCATCCAGGAGATGATCCGTCGCGTCGCCCAGGAGTTCGGTGGCGTCTCGGTGTTCGCCGGTGTCGGCGAGCGCACCCGTGAGGGCAACGACCTCATCACCGAGATGACCGAGTCCGGCGTCATCAACTCCACCGCCCTGGTCTTCGGCCAGATGGACGAGCCGCCGGGCACGCGTCTGCGCGTGGCCCTGTCGGCGCTGACGATGGCGGAGTACTTCCGCGACGAGAAGGACCAGGACGTCCTCCTCTTCATCGACAACATCTTCCGGTTCACCCAGGCCGGCTCCGAGGTCTCCACGCTGCTGGGCCGCATGCCCTCCGCGGTGGGCTACCAGCCGACCCTGGCCGACGAGATGGGCGAGCTGCAGGAGCGGATCACCTCGACGCGAGGGCGTTCCATCACCTCGCTGCAGGCGATCTACGTGCCCGCCGACGACATCACCGACCCGGCGCCGCACACCACGTTCGCCCACCTGGACGCCACGACGAACCTGTCGCGGCCCATCTCGGAGAAGGGCATCTACCCGGCCGTGGACCCGCTGGACTCCACCAGCCGGATCCTCGACGCCCAGTACGTCGGGCAGGAGCACTACGACACGGCGTCGGAGGTCAAGCGGATCCTGCAGCGCTACCAGGAGCTGCAGGACATCATCGCCATCCTCGGCATCGACGAGCTCGGTGAGGAGGACAAGGTCACCGTGAACCGGGCCCGTCGCATCGAGCGCTTCCTGTCCCAGAACATGTTCGTGGCCGAGGCCTTCACCGGGCAGCCGGGCTCCTACGTGCCGCTGACCGAGACCCTGCAGGCGTTCAAGGCGCTGACCCAGGGCGAGTACGACCACGTGCCGGAGCAGGCCTTCTTCATGTGCGGTGGGCTCGAGGACCTCGAGCGCAACGCCGACAAGCTCAAGAAGGGCTGA
- the atpB gene encoding F0F1 ATP synthase subunit A, protein MTSSAHALSSVLAVESDPGGGFVAPSIAEFYPPSLFEFSVFGLDFSITRITVIMWIATAAILAFMVLATRKPTIVPRKAQWLMESGYGLVRDGIARDVIGPKGRPFAPFLGALFFFILANNAMSIIPFFQISPMSKFAIPLVLAVLVWILYNAVGIREQGVGPYFKGIAVPPGVPGAALILVTPIELLSTLVIRPFTLAVRLFANLFAGHMLLVVFSLGTVYLLQVGNFSIIFAPFSFLMALAMTFFEVLVIVLQAYVFTVLTATYLNGAVEPHH, encoded by the coding sequence GTGACCTCCAGCGCCCACGCGCTCTCCAGCGTGCTCGCGGTCGAGAGCGACCCCGGCGGCGGCTTCGTCGCCCCGAGCATCGCCGAGTTCTACCCGCCATCGCTGTTCGAGTTCTCGGTCTTCGGCCTCGACTTCTCCATCACCCGCATCACGGTGATCATGTGGATCGCGACCGCGGCCATCCTGGCCTTCATGGTGCTGGCCACCCGCAAGCCCACCATCGTCCCGCGCAAGGCGCAGTGGTTGATGGAGAGCGGCTACGGGCTGGTCCGCGACGGCATCGCCCGCGACGTGATCGGCCCCAAGGGCCGTCCGTTCGCCCCGTTCCTGGGCGCGCTGTTCTTCTTCATCCTGGCGAACAACGCGATGAGCATCATCCCGTTCTTCCAGATCTCGCCGATGAGCAAGTTCGCGATCCCGCTGGTGCTCGCGGTCCTCGTCTGGATCCTCTACAACGCCGTCGGGATCCGGGAGCAGGGCGTCGGCCCGTACTTCAAGGGCATCGCCGTCCCTCCGGGTGTCCCCGGCGCCGCGCTGATCCTGGTGACCCCGATCGAGCTGCTCTCCACGCTCGTCATCCGGCCCTTCACGCTCGCGGTGCGACTCTTCGCCAACCTCTTCGCCGGGCACATGCTGCTGGTCGTGTTCTCCCTGGGCACGGTCTACCTGCTCCAGGTCGGGAACTTCTCGATCATCTTCGCGCCGTTCTCCTTCCTCATGGCGCTGGCGATGACGTTCTTCGAGGTCCTGGTCATCGTGCTGCAGGCCTACGTCTTCACCGTCCTCACCGCCACCTACCTCAACGGGGCCGTCGAGCCGCACCACTGA
- a CDS encoding F0F1 ATP synthase subunit alpha produces the protein MAELTISADEIRSAIQNYVSDYESDVSREEVGTVTEAGDGIARVEGLPSVMTNELLEFEGGVRGLALNLDVREVGVVVMGDFASIEEGQTVKRTGQVLSVPVGDAFLGRVVDPLGEPIDGGGEIASTGRRALELQAPSVVQRQSVHEPMQTGIKAIDAMTPIGRGQRQLIIGDRQTGKTAIAIDTIINQKAAWATGDPAQQVRCIYVAVGQKGSTIASIKSSLEEAGAMEYTTIVAAPASDSAGFKYIAPYTGSAIGQHWMYEGKHTLIVFDDLSKQAEAYRAVSLLLRRPPGREAYPGDVFYLHSRLLERCAKLSDELGGGSQTGLPIIETKGNDVSAYIPTNVISITDGQIFLETGLFNSGVRPAINVGISVSRVGGSAQIKAMKSVAGRLRLDLAQFRELEAFSSFSSDLDATSKATLSRGQRLVELLKQGQYQPFSVEREVVSLWLGTTGKLDVVPVADVRRFESEFLDSVSRGDSGALDAIRNTKKLEDDTVRNLENAVEAFYGQFTTSDGESLQVNEPEVEAMDASERGQERVQVKKKA, from the coding sequence ATGGCAGAGCTCACGATCTCCGCGGACGAGATCCGCAGTGCCATCCAGAACTACGTCAGTGACTACGAGTCCGACGTCTCCCGCGAGGAGGTCGGCACGGTCACCGAGGCCGGCGACGGCATCGCGCGTGTCGAGGGCCTGCCCTCGGTCATGACCAACGAGCTCCTGGAGTTCGAGGGCGGCGTGCGTGGCCTGGCCCTGAACCTCGACGTGCGCGAGGTCGGCGTCGTGGTCATGGGTGACTTCGCCTCCATCGAGGAGGGCCAGACGGTCAAGCGCACCGGTCAGGTCCTCTCCGTGCCGGTGGGCGACGCCTTCCTCGGTCGCGTCGTCGACCCGCTGGGCGAGCCCATCGACGGCGGCGGCGAGATCGCCTCCACCGGTCGGCGCGCCCTGGAGCTGCAGGCCCCCTCGGTGGTCCAGCGGCAGTCGGTGCACGAGCCCATGCAGACCGGGATCAAGGCCATCGACGCCATGACCCCGATCGGCCGCGGCCAGCGTCAGCTGATCATCGGCGACCGCCAGACCGGCAAGACGGCGATCGCGATCGACACGATCATCAACCAGAAGGCCGCCTGGGCCACCGGTGACCCGGCCCAGCAGGTCCGCTGCATCTACGTCGCCGTCGGCCAGAAGGGCTCGACGATCGCCTCGATCAAGTCCTCCCTGGAGGAGGCCGGCGCGATGGAGTACACGACCATCGTCGCGGCTCCCGCCTCGGACTCGGCCGGCTTCAAGTACATCGCCCCCTACACCGGCTCGGCCATCGGCCAGCACTGGATGTACGAGGGCAAGCACACCCTGATCGTCTTCGACGACCTCTCCAAGCAGGCCGAGGCCTACCGCGCGGTCTCGCTGCTGCTGCGTCGTCCCCCGGGCCGCGAGGCCTACCCCGGCGACGTCTTCTACCTGCACTCCCGTCTGCTGGAGCGCTGCGCGAAGCTGTCCGACGAGCTCGGCGGCGGGTCGCAGACCGGTCTGCCGATCATCGAGACCAAGGGCAACGACGTCTCGGCGTACATCCCGACCAACGTCATCTCGATCACCGACGGCCAGATCTTCCTGGAGACCGGCCTCTTCAACTCCGGTGTGCGCCCGGCCATCAACGTCGGCATCTCGGTGTCCCGCGTCGGTGGTTCCGCCCAGATCAAGGCGATGAAGTCCGTCGCTGGCCGGCTGCGGCTGGACCTGGCCCAGTTCCGTGAGCTCGAGGCCTTCTCCTCGTTCTCCTCGGACCTGGACGCCACCTCCAAGGCCACCCTGAGCCGCGGTCAGCGCCTGGTCGAGCTGCTCAAGCAGGGCCAGTACCAGCCGTTCTCCGTCGAGCGCGAGGTCGTCTCGCTGTGGCTGGGCACGACCGGCAAGCTCGACGTCGTCCCGGTCGCCGACGTGCGTCGCTTCGAGTCCGAGTTCCTGGACTCCGTGTCCCGCGGTGACTCCGGTGCCCTGGACGCGATCCGGAACACCAAGAAGCTCGAGGACGACACGGTGCGCAACCTGGAGAACGCCGTCGAGGCCTTCTACGGCCAGTTCACCACCAGCGACGGCGAGTCGCTGCAGGTCAACGAGCCCGAGGTCGAGGCCATGGACGCGTCCGAGCGCGGCCAGGAGCGCGTCCAGGTCAAGAAGAAGGCCTGA
- a CDS encoding F0F1 ATP synthase subunit gamma, with the protein MAASLRALRRRIRSTRSTKKIFSAQELIAGARIVRAQNRVEASKPYAREITRVLSALASSASLDHPLLTEREKPGRVGVLVITSDRGFAGSYNVNVLRRTEELLGLLRSEGKNPVLYVVGRKGETYYRFRDRPVEETWTGFSEQPNYSDAQAVGSTLIEAFTAGLDDDEAGGGADGIEGVDELHIVYTEFRSLLAQVPVAKRMAPLEVEEVDEFEHEREDAAAGQKATDGPTSSYEFEPSAEALLDALLPKYISTRIYAAMLESAASESASRRRAMKSASDNAEELAKNLSRQANAARQAGITQEISEIVGGADALVSTGSDV; encoded by the coding sequence ATGGCTGCTTCCCTCCGCGCGCTGCGGCGCCGCATCCGCTCCACCCGGTCGACGAAGAAGATCTTCTCGGCCCAGGAGCTGATCGCCGGTGCCCGCATCGTGCGCGCCCAGAACCGGGTCGAGGCCTCCAAGCCCTACGCCCGGGAGATCACCCGGGTGCTCTCGGCGCTGGCGTCCTCGGCGAGCCTGGACCACCCGCTCCTCACCGAGCGGGAGAAGCCGGGTCGGGTGGGGGTCCTCGTGATCACCTCCGACCGTGGCTTCGCGGGCTCGTACAACGTCAACGTGCTGCGTCGCACCGAGGAGCTCCTCGGTCTGCTGCGCAGCGAGGGCAAGAACCCGGTCCTCTACGTCGTCGGTCGCAAGGGCGAGACGTACTACCGCTTCCGTGACCGTCCGGTCGAGGAGACCTGGACCGGGTTCTCGGAGCAGCCGAACTACAGCGACGCCCAGGCCGTCGGCAGCACGCTGATCGAGGCCTTCACCGCAGGCCTGGACGACGACGAGGCCGGCGGCGGGGCCGACGGGATCGAGGGCGTGGACGAGCTCCACATCGTCTACACCGAGTTCCGCTCGCTGCTGGCGCAGGTGCCCGTCGCCAAGCGGATGGCACCGCTGGAGGTGGAGGAGGTCGACGAGTTCGAGCACGAGCGCGAGGACGCCGCGGCCGGCCAGAAGGCCACCGACGGTCCCACCTCGTCCTACGAGTTCGAGCCCTCGGCCGAGGCGCTGCTGGACGCGCTGCTGCCGAAGTACATCAGCACCCGGATCTACGCGGCGATGCTCGAGTCCGCCGCGTCGGAGTCGGCCTCGCGCCGCCGGGCGATGAAGTCGGCCTCCGACAACGCCGAGGAGCTGGCCAAGAACCTGTCCCGGCAGGCGAACGCAGCCCGCCAGGCCGGGATCACCCAGGAGATCAGCGAGATCGTCGGCGGTGCCGACGCCCTCGTCTCCACCGGGTCGGACGTCTGA
- a CDS encoding F0F1 ATP synthase subunit B, translating to MLILAVEGEPNPLLPPVGEIIVGLITFAILAFVVVKFVFPVIDKAYNDRRNAIEGGMERAEAAQAEAKAALEQYRAQLAEARTEAAQIRDAARAEGQQILEELRTQAQEESARITARGEEQLAASRQQVVNELRGQIGSMAVSLAGRVVGESLEDDARRRGTVDRFLDELDGMSASTSSQAPTGGSTVYAPEGNR from the coding sequence GTGCTCATCCTGGCTGTTGAAGGCGAACCGAACCCGCTGCTGCCGCCGGTCGGCGAGATCATCGTCGGCCTGATCACCTTTGCGATCCTGGCGTTCGTGGTGGTGAAGTTCGTCTTCCCCGTGATCGACAAGGCGTACAACGACCGCCGCAACGCGATCGAGGGCGGCATGGAGCGCGCCGAGGCCGCCCAGGCCGAGGCGAAGGCAGCGCTCGAGCAGTACCGCGCGCAGCTGGCCGAGGCCCGCACCGAGGCCGCGCAGATCCGTGACGCCGCCCGCGCCGAGGGGCAGCAGATCCTCGAGGAGCTGCGCACCCAGGCCCAGGAGGAGTCCGCCCGGATCACCGCCCGCGGCGAGGAGCAGCTCGCTGCCTCCCGCCAGCAGGTCGTGAACGAGCTGCGTGGGCAGATCGGCTCCATGGCCGTCTCGCTCGCCGGTCGCGTGGTGGGGGAGTCCCTCGAGGACGACGCCCGCCGCCGCGGCACCGTGGACCGCTTCCTCGACGAGCTGGACGGCATGTCCGCCAGCACGTCGTCGCAGGCACCCACCGGTGGCAGCACGGTCTACGCCCCCGAGGGCAACCGCTGA
- a CDS encoding F0F1 ATP synthase subunit epsilon gives MATLQVELVAVERKIWSGEASTVIARTTEGELGVLPGHAPLLGELAPGGVVRIKPVDGDELVVAAHGGFLSVTEKGVSILAETAEISTEIDVERAREALRRAEAAEDDEETLAAARRAQSRLRAAGQDA, from the coding sequence GTGGCGACCCTGCAGGTCGAGCTCGTTGCCGTGGAGCGCAAGATCTGGTCCGGCGAGGCCAGCACCGTCATCGCCCGCACCACCGAGGGCGAGCTCGGTGTGCTGCCCGGCCACGCCCCGCTGCTCGGTGAGCTGGCTCCCGGCGGCGTCGTGCGGATCAAGCCGGTCGACGGCGACGAGCTCGTCGTCGCCGCGCACGGCGGCTTCCTCTCGGTCACCGAGAAGGGCGTCTCCATCCTCGCCGAGACCGCGGAGATCTCCACCGAGATCGACGTGGAGCGGGCCCGCGAGGCGCTGCGCCGCGCGGAGGCTGCCGAGGACGACGAGGAGACCCTCGCCGCCGCGCGCCGGGCCCAGTCCCGACTCCGCGCCGCCGGCCAGGACGCCTGA
- a CDS encoding cob(I)yrinic acid a,c-diamide adenosyltransferase, with protein sequence MTVRLTRIYTKTGDAGQTHLGDMSRVAKTDVRLAAYADVDETNAVIGIALAVGAPTPELTELLRSVQNDLFDVGADLCTPITPSPEFPPLRITAAYTERLEAACDEHNEALPKLNSFILPGGTALAALLHQARTVTRRAERSVWALLEADAERTNEETAKYLNRLSDLLFILSREANPGGDVLWEPGAHSGVHAQRAAMSERPTD encoded by the coding sequence ATGACCGTCCGGCTGACCCGCATCTACACGAAGACCGGCGACGCCGGCCAGACCCACCTCGGCGACATGAGCCGGGTGGCCAAGACCGACGTCCGGCTGGCCGCCTACGCCGACGTGGACGAGACCAACGCCGTCATCGGCATCGCACTGGCCGTGGGGGCACCGACACCCGAGCTCACCGAGCTGCTGCGCAGCGTGCAGAACGACCTCTTCGACGTCGGGGCCGACCTGTGCACGCCGATCACGCCGTCGCCGGAGTTCCCGCCGCTGCGGATCACCGCGGCCTACACCGAGCGGCTGGAGGCGGCCTGCGACGAGCACAACGAGGCGTTGCCCAAGCTCAACTCGTTCATCCTGCCCGGCGGCACGGCGCTGGCCGCGTTGCTGCACCAGGCCCGCACGGTGACCCGACGGGCCGAGCGGAGCGTGTGGGCCCTGCTGGAGGCCGACGCCGAGCGCACCAACGAGGAGACGGCGAAGTACCTCAACCGGCTCTCGGACCTGCTGTTCATCCTGTCCCGGGAGGCCAACCCGGGCGGGGACGTGCTGTGGGAGCCCGGCGCGCACAGCGGGGTGCACGCCCAGCGGGCCGCGATGTCCGAGCGACCGACGGACTAG
- the atpE gene encoding ATP synthase F0 subunit C → MDVLAELQGSIGSVGYGLAAIGPGIGVGIVWAAYIQATARQPESAGLTRTYAFLGAALSEALALIGLVVPFIFGA, encoded by the coding sequence ATCGACGTTCTCGCAGAGCTGCAGGGCAGCATCGGTTCGGTCGGCTACGGCCTCGCCGCGATCGGCCCCGGCATCGGTGTCGGCATCGTGTGGGCGGCCTACATCCAGGCCACCGCCCGCCAGCCCGAGTCGGCCGGCCTCACCCGTACCTACGCCTTCCTGGGTGCCGCCCTCTCCGAGGCGCTCGCGCTCATCGGCCTGGTCGTCCCCTTCATCTTCGGCGCCTGA
- a CDS encoding undecaprenyl/decaprenyl-phosphate alpha-N-acetylglucosaminyl 1-phosphate transferase: MREYVVVCLVAALVTFLTTPVVRMLAVRLKVVAAVRDRDVHVIPTPRGGGVAMYLGVAAAVLVASRLPALQRTFEDSQTYAVLVAGGLICLLGVLDDRFGIDALTKLTGQIACAGVMVLLGVQFLFVFLPFANIGTLSLGDVGVPLTILVTVLVVNALNFIDGLDGLAAGVSAISALALFAYSYNLGLVGYDDTASAPALITAVLAGACLGFLPHNFSPARIFMGDSGSMLVGLMLSAAAVSATGRVDTQSFDSAASVLPLALPLLVPLAVLFIPFTDLVLAVVRRTRKGQSPFSPDKMHLHHRLLTIGHSHRRAVLIMYFWAALLSFGVIALSITGGTVEVLVVVSALLVVGVVVVLSPRARRADRTAASVAASESRAARTARRRPWGRRRRRETVSVRRGDLPAVPAPTPAPTPARTPDPTGVPR; the protein is encoded by the coding sequence GTGCGCGAGTACGTCGTCGTCTGCCTCGTGGCAGCGCTGGTCACCTTCCTGACCACGCCGGTCGTCCGCATGCTCGCGGTGCGGCTGAAGGTCGTGGCCGCCGTGCGCGACCGGGACGTGCACGTCATCCCCACCCCGCGCGGGGGAGGGGTGGCGATGTACCTGGGCGTGGCGGCCGCGGTGCTGGTGGCCAGCCGGTTGCCGGCCCTGCAACGCACCTTCGAGGACTCCCAGACCTACGCGGTGCTCGTCGCCGGCGGGCTGATCTGCCTGCTGGGGGTGCTGGACGACCGGTTCGGCATCGACGCGCTCACCAAGCTCACCGGCCAGATCGCCTGCGCCGGGGTGATGGTGCTGCTCGGGGTGCAGTTCCTCTTCGTCTTCCTGCCCTTCGCCAACATCGGCACGCTGTCGCTGGGGGACGTCGGGGTGCCGCTGACCATCCTGGTCACGGTGCTGGTGGTCAACGCGCTGAACTTCATCGACGGCCTCGACGGCCTCGCCGCCGGGGTCTCGGCGATCTCGGCGCTGGCCCTGTTCGCCTACAGCTACAACCTGGGCCTCGTCGGCTACGACGACACCGCCTCGGCCCCCGCGCTGATCACCGCCGTGCTCGCCGGAGCCTGCCTGGGCTTCCTGCCGCACAACTTCTCCCCGGCCCGCATCTTCATGGGCGACTCCGGGTCGATGCTGGTCGGCCTGATGCTCTCGGCCGCCGCGGTGTCGGCGACCGGACGGGTGGACACCCAGAGCTTCGACTCCGCGGCCAGCGTGCTCCCGCTCGCCCTGCCGCTGCTCGTTCCGCTCGCGGTGCTCTTCATCCCCTTCACCGACCTGGTGCTGGCCGTCGTCCGGCGCACCCGCAAGGGCCAGTCGCCGTTCAGCCCGGACAAGATGCACCTGCACCACCGGCTGCTCACCATCGGACACTCGCACCGGCGAGCGGTGCTGATCATGTACTTCTGGGCCGCGCTGCTCAGCTTCGGCGTCATCGCGCTGTCCATCACCGGGGGCACCGTCGAGGTGCTCGTGGTCGTCTCCGCGCTGCTGGTGGTCGGGGTGGTCGTGGTGCTCAGCCCGCGGGCCCGCCGGGCCGATCGGACGGCGGCCTCGGTGGCCGCCTCGGAGAGCCGGGCCGCCCGCACCGCACGACGCCGGCCCTGGGGACGACGACGCCGGCGGGAGACCGTGTCGGTGCGCCGGGGCGACCTGCCCGCCGTGCCTGCCCCGACGCCTGCGCCGACGCCCGCCCGCACCCCCGACCCCACCGGAGTCCCCCGATGA
- a CDS encoding AtpZ/AtpI family protein, whose protein sequence is MDSASTRDGGRRPSTARPADEGPHPSGSDLGWGITGTLLSGLIVWGAAGWLVDRWLDTRVFIVVGGIVGLAVAIYLVAVKYGGATDQPTTISSTSYSKISSSSYSTYRRTPGGRRSRPRTQKGQR, encoded by the coding sequence ATGGACAGCGCCTCCACGCGTGACGGTGGCCGCCGACCTAGCACCGCTCGACCTGCTGACGAGGGACCACACCCCAGTGGTTCCGACCTCGGCTGGGGGATCACCGGGACGCTCCTGTCCGGGCTGATCGTGTGGGGTGCAGCCGGCTGGCTGGTCGACCGCTGGTTGGACACCCGCGTGTTCATCGTCGTCGGCGGGATCGTCGGCCTCGCGGTCGCGATCTACCTGGTGGCCGTCAAGTACGGCGGGGCCACCGACCAGCCGACCACGATCAGCTCGACCAGCTACAGCAAGATCAGCTCCTCGAGCTACAGCACGTACCGCAGGACCCCGGGCGGCCGTCGGAGCCGGCCCAGGACGCAGAAGGGACAACGGTGA